A window of Leptotrichia wadei contains these coding sequences:
- a CDS encoding Rid family detoxifying hydrolase, producing the protein MKKIPEAVGPYSAFRKAGDFLYISGQIAINPENQKVEAVTVEDQARQVLENLKAILENNGLTTGNVIKTTVLLDNIDDFITVNNIYAEYFSEPYPARSAFAVDKLPKGVLVEIEAIAYFGK; encoded by the coding sequence ATGAAAAAAATACCAGAAGCAGTTGGACCTTATTCAGCATTTAGAAAAGCAGGAGATTTTTTATACATTTCAGGACAAATTGCAATTAACCCTGAAAATCAGAAGGTTGAGGCTGTTACAGTAGAGGATCAGGCAAGACAAGTACTTGAAAATCTAAAGGCAATTTTGGAAAATAACGGATTAACAACAGGAAATGTAATAAAAACTACTGTATTGTTAGATAATATTGATGATTTTATAACAGTAAATAATATTTATGCAGAATATTTTAGTGAACCATATCCAGCAAGATCTGCTTTTGCTGTAGACAAACTTCCGAAAGGTGTACTTGTAGAAATTGAAGCAATAGCTTATTTTGGAAAATAA
- a CDS encoding glycoside hydrolase family 10 protein — MKTILRKVSLLAITVLTAASLNASSIIMGNRNNAAKVNNQKVTKNRELRGVWVASVSNIDWPSKKGLSVEQQKKEFLTILDNVKKWNMNAVFVQVKPTADAFYPSKYSPWSEYLTGTQGVNPGYDPLKFMVEEAHKRGIEFHAWFNPYRLSTSGSRDKLSKDNIGRKKPEWTVSYGGQLYLNPGIPEVDDYVVDSIVEVVKNYDVDGIHMDDYFYPYKVKGQEYPDSAQYQKYGKNFATVGDWRRDNVNRLIEKLHNAIKKENENVEFGISPFGVWRNASTDPSRGSATTAGVQNYDDLYADILLWMNKGWIDYVAPQIYWNQGFKAAEYNTLVKWWSKYAGQTNTDLYIGQAAYKVNDWKNAKELINQVNFNRTYPEVKGSIFFSYKSLLTNPKNATNSLAQGPYANIENQ, encoded by the coding sequence GTGAAAACAATTTTAAGAAAAGTATCATTATTAGCAATTACAGTTCTAACGGCAGCCTCATTAAATGCCTCTAGTATTATAATGGGAAATCGTAACAATGCGGCGAAAGTTAATAATCAAAAAGTAACAAAAAATAGGGAGTTAAGAGGTGTATGGGTAGCAAGTGTAAGCAACATTGACTGGCCATCTAAAAAAGGACTTAGTGTAGAACAGCAAAAAAAGGAATTTTTGACAATTCTTGACAATGTAAAAAAATGGAATATGAATGCAGTGTTTGTTCAAGTAAAACCAACAGCAGATGCCTTTTATCCATCAAAATATTCACCTTGGTCTGAATATTTGACTGGAACTCAAGGGGTAAATCCTGGATATGATCCATTAAAATTTATGGTGGAAGAAGCACATAAGAGAGGAATCGAGTTTCATGCCTGGTTTAATCCATACAGACTTTCAACATCTGGATCAAGAGATAAATTGTCAAAGGATAATATTGGACGTAAAAAACCTGAGTGGACGGTTTCTTATGGAGGACAGCTTTATTTAAATCCAGGAATTCCTGAAGTTGATGATTATGTTGTAGATAGTATTGTAGAAGTTGTAAAAAACTATGATGTTGACGGTATTCACATGGATGATTATTTTTATCCATACAAAGTTAAAGGTCAAGAATATCCCGATTCAGCACAATATCAAAAATATGGTAAAAATTTTGCAACAGTTGGAGACTGGAGAAGAGATAATGTAAATAGACTGATTGAAAAATTACATAATGCCATAAAAAAAGAAAATGAAAATGTGGAATTTGGAATAAGTCCATTTGGAGTATGGAGAAATGCCTCTACTGATCCGTCAAGAGGTTCTGCTACGACTGCTGGGGTTCAAAATTATGATGACTTGTATGCAGATATTTTACTTTGGATGAATAAAGGATGGATAGATTATGTTGCACCTCAAATTTACTGGAATCAAGGATTCAAAGCTGCTGAATATAATACACTTGTAAAATGGTGGAGCAAATATGCTGGACAGACCAATACAGATTTATATATCGGACAAGCAGCCTACAAAGTAAACGACTGGAAAAATGCAAAGGAATTAATAAATCAAGTAAATTTCAACAGAACTTATCCAGAAGTAAAAGGAAGTATATTCTTTAGTTACAAGTCCCTGCTGACAAATCCAAAAAATGCTACAAACAGCCTAGCTCAAGGGCCTTATGCTAATATTGAAAATCAATAA
- a CDS encoding autotransporter-associated N-terminal domain-containing protein — protein MTNNLKELKQELKSFAKKVKDFKYTDSALITFLLTGAIGRGASANLFSDGSEIENQSKVINTSIAQQKKDFKRARMENEKLIKKTNSELIQLMEQGEHVVKSPWGGWQFGINGFYNNWQGHYKGRGDKVKDVKYTRDISYKKTGIIKTIVDDDNGHGTNGGDNITGQEETLVNRKSFLYTRASNNPNDYVKGFIRLDMHSGADLESEKNKLGDKLGTASPEYRAFDDVIKIAGKTTNSAKGNTFINSGTYVIEGGNVTFSNSYEHIGGKSDTTVASVVNTSKGNIVIHPYSVNGGIYDSNSAAFMVSPSVIGNGNPQIFYNAGTVEMYNKKSAIFFLNPNGDYTRNHSNHNYGGFFEQPYSNSIPNPSGTYYDDDTLNPREITIVNRNKINTYGEEDVGVYLKTGKYISSANLDFKTKSSNGDWAPLTIYGDNSIGLYAPIDKDSKEIVKLIPNKASGPVVGNFAVNLGDSSGNSREIFETKNSINIDSQTTAGIPSRFVINNDKYIDKSYGIFASSTVDLETSTANKNIENGHQINLFKNVKNSIGVLTGDGASIKLGAGEISLKGGFENTGIVVGGSNTSASGVQSTDGKVKGDVVSIEGDGRNDRGNMAIYAGNKANNEVTVNAVVSKDATNSVALIADKGAKITVNDTISSPSIIGTNAIKVTNAGVQISGLEFHYDPIRVDAKNVSVDNVGAAYADNGATITMNRTSLPSTQNISITGGIDSQTKKSVGFGLFANNGGKINAQKNWIKVTDGATNVASINGAKIDLQGSKVEYKGNGYALYTDSTSNSTSAIDMKDATLVLDGGAVGYIYDQAKPNVISFNNTTNIDVLSDDVIVSDLRNSTSPLIINVENKAGNDSLKSRLLGGNVNVTSSNGKTNYKYALVDDATVQIKSAIDKANLISDSDSEVFTKRFLYQNSRLHVEAYGSVKAELNKAQMRAIDDRFLAPVGLAIAGSSKSINNRTTEIGNKGRVFVDRTDAGQGGIGFYADYGWLNNYNAGKLEVEQGATHNDRAVGMYGTNNSNMVSSGPINVGGKNSIGILGLSYRIDPSTGLAIDPSNEPYFKSAVHPENFGKIDIMNLPWGVITMDDDGAIGIFTKNNSIDPTIKSVPSTSKAWLVGVNEGTITINGNNHAIGMGSSFGAVSNYEGEDPVTHVYHSGIININGTQSFGMYGTNNTDLKNFGIINVVATTPGNESIGMYGDDPKTKVYVLETENGTRIRNNSIINVGRSSYGIFARNIEMNGGTINVGDDGVGIYSQGPDVNLIAGKINVSNNNAVGIYIDDATVAPKPTIVKGNVDMKVGQNSVGYLITAANTKTDLKTKASSDVHIGEGSVYIYSRAPQSLGGKIETESKIVTDGKNSYGIYSSQDFINRGDINLKSGTGNVGIYSSQGIGQNYGTIEVGPSDAVNGKYGIGMATGSTTASMGTIENYGTINVTKDNSVGMYASGSGSKAINRGTIDLEGNDTIGMYIDDHAIGENHGTIKTAPTPSGTGIKGVVVANGGIIKNYGTINIVGGSNTGVYTNTASAYQEHGTNNSTNKSSVGTAVSRTVAEKLVVKVPAHPSPVSIPIPAVQAGMSRVDTDIALPQIPKMPVSDFTGVTTLNMPVEQTGHNLDNNSNNNNSSNNNTISTREVSTIGMYVDTSGINYTNPIQGLNNLPGLTDINLIMGTEVANSLNAKTIQIGDNILQPYNNALGSVGAKVNVDSASLTWKAQMVESGNVAAPIKTVYMEKIPYTDFANKNDTDTGHFLDGLEQRYGVENVNSREKQLFNKLNDLRKDEKKIFVQAINEMKGYEYSNTQERINSTGNKLDKEIEYLRNEWKNPVKQNDKIKVFGMKDEYKTDTAGVIDYDSNAYGVAYVHEGEALKMGNSSGWYTGAVTNRFKFKDLGKSIEQQSMIKAGVFKTISPANDHNGSLRWTIAGDIFGGTNYMHRKFWVVDDVFESKANYYTYGASVKNKLGYDIRFSERTYLRPYGALKMEYGRFTSIKEDNGQMNLEIKGNDYFSVKPEVGVEFKYVQPLILGMQLSVGLLAAYENELGKLNRLNQARVHYTTADWYNLRNEKEDRKGNGKFDLNIGVENTGFGVTANLGYDTKGKNVKGGLGFKLIY, from the coding sequence ATGACAAATAATTTAAAAGAACTCAAACAAGAATTAAAATCGTTTGCTAAAAAAGTGAAAGATTTTAAATACACAGATTCGGCACTTATTACATTTTTATTGACTGGTGCGATAGGAAGAGGTGCATCAGCTAATCTATTTTCAGATGGAAGCGAGATTGAAAACCAGTCAAAAGTGATAAATACTTCAATTGCACAGCAGAAAAAAGACTTTAAACGGGCAAGAATGGAAAATGAAAAACTTATAAAAAAAACAAATTCGGAATTAATTCAGCTTATGGAACAAGGAGAGCATGTTGTAAAATCACCTTGGGGAGGATGGCAATTTGGAATTAATGGATTTTATAACAACTGGCAAGGGCATTATAAAGGTCGTGGCGATAAAGTAAAAGATGTTAAATATACTAGAGATATTTCGTACAAAAAGACAGGAATTATAAAAACAATTGTAGATGATGATAACGGTCATGGTACAAATGGTGGAGATAATATAACTGGACAGGAAGAAACTTTAGTAAATAGAAAAAGTTTTTTGTATACCAGAGCTTCTAATAATCCTAATGATTATGTCAAAGGATTTATCCGTTTAGATATGCATAGTGGGGCTGATCTTGAAAGTGAAAAAAATAAATTAGGGGATAAGTTAGGAACGGCTTCACCAGAATACAGAGCTTTTGATGATGTGATAAAAATTGCTGGTAAAACAACAAACAGTGCAAAAGGAAACACGTTTATAAATTCAGGGACATACGTAATTGAAGGTGGAAATGTCACCTTTTCTAATAGCTATGAACATATTGGAGGTAAAAGTGATACGACAGTTGCTTCCGTTGTAAATACAAGTAAAGGTAATATAGTAATTCATCCATATTCGGTAAATGGTGGTATATATGATTCTAATTCAGCAGCATTTATGGTTTCTCCATCAGTTATAGGGAATGGAAATCCACAAATTTTTTATAATGCTGGAACAGTAGAAATGTATAATAAAAAATCTGCGATTTTTTTCTTGAATCCAAATGGGGATTATACAAGAAATCATAGCAATCACAATTATGGAGGATTTTTTGAACAGCCATATAGTAATTCAATTCCAAATCCTAGCGGTACATATTATGACGATGACACATTAAATCCGAGAGAAATAACAATTGTTAATAGAAATAAAATAAATACATACGGTGAAGAAGATGTAGGAGTATATTTAAAAACAGGAAAATATATAAGTTCTGCAAATCTTGATTTTAAAACAAAATCTTCAAATGGCGATTGGGCACCGCTAACTATATATGGAGATAACAGTATTGGACTATATGCTCCAATTGACAAAGATTCAAAAGAAATTGTTAAATTAATTCCAAATAAGGCTTCAGGTCCAGTTGTGGGAAATTTTGCTGTAAATTTAGGAGATTCTAGTGGAAATTCCAGAGAAATTTTTGAAACAAAAAATAGTATAAATATTGATTCTCAAACTACAGCTGGTATTCCAAGCAGATTTGTAATAAATAATGACAAGTACATTGATAAATCTTACGGGATTTTCGCTTCTAGCACTGTTGACTTGGAAACATCAACCGCAAATAAAAATATAGAAAATGGACATCAAATAAATCTTTTTAAAAATGTAAAAAATAGTATTGGAGTATTGACTGGAGATGGAGCTAGTATTAAACTTGGTGCTGGAGAAATTTCACTAAAAGGTGGATTTGAAAATACTGGTATTGTAGTTGGTGGAAGTAATACTTCGGCTTCTGGAGTTCAAAGTACAGATGGGAAAGTAAAAGGGGATGTTGTCAGCATTGAAGGTGATGGCAGAAATGACAGGGGAAATATGGCAATTTATGCTGGAAATAAAGCAAATAATGAAGTTACTGTAAATGCAGTTGTTTCAAAAGATGCCACAAATTCAGTAGCACTTATTGCAGATAAAGGAGCAAAGATTACTGTAAATGATACTATTTCTTCTCCTTCAATAATTGGTACAAATGCGATAAAAGTAACAAATGCAGGAGTACAAATATCTGGACTGGAATTTCATTATGATCCAATCCGTGTTGATGCAAAAAATGTATCAGTAGACAATGTTGGAGCAGCTTATGCCGATAATGGCGCAACAATAACAATGAACAGAACTTCTCTCCCTTCAACACAAAATATTTCTATAACAGGTGGAATTGATTCTCAAACTAAGAAAAGCGTAGGATTTGGACTTTTTGCCAATAATGGCGGTAAAATTAATGCACAGAAGAACTGGATAAAAGTTACAGATGGAGCGACAAATGTTGCTTCAATTAACGGTGCAAAAATTGATTTACAAGGCAGTAAAGTGGAATATAAGGGAAATGGGTATGCACTTTATACTGACAGCACAAGTAATTCTACAAGTGCCATTGATATGAAAGATGCAACGCTGGTACTAGATGGAGGAGCTGTTGGATATATTTATGACCAGGCTAAACCAAATGTTATAAGTTTTAATAATACCACTAATATTGATGTGCTTTCTGATGATGTAATAGTTTCAGATTTAAGAAATTCAACAAGTCCGCTTATTATAAATGTGGAAAATAAAGCTGGCAACGATAGCTTGAAAAGTCGGCTTCTTGGGGGAAATGTAAATGTTACAAGTTCAAATGGAAAGACAAACTATAAATATGCTTTGGTGGATGATGCGACAGTTCAAATAAAATCGGCAATTGATAAAGCAAATTTGATAAGCGATTCAGACAGCGAAGTGTTCACAAAGAGATTTTTATATCAAAATTCGAGACTGCATGTAGAAGCATATGGTTCGGTAAAAGCAGAATTAAATAAAGCACAGATGAGGGCGATAGATGACAGATTTTTAGCACCGGTGGGACTTGCAATTGCTGGAAGTTCAAAATCAATTAATAATAGGACAACAGAAATTGGAAATAAGGGGAGAGTTTTTGTTGACAGAACAGATGCCGGGCAAGGTGGAATAGGATTTTATGCTGATTACGGATGGCTTAATAACTATAATGCTGGAAAATTGGAAGTGGAGCAAGGTGCAACACATAATGACAGAGCCGTTGGGATGTACGGAACAAACAATTCAAATATGGTAAGTTCTGGCCCAATAAATGTTGGTGGTAAAAACTCAATTGGAATTTTAGGACTTTCGTATAGAATAGACCCTTCTACAGGTTTGGCAATAGATCCATCTAATGAGCCTTATTTTAAAAGTGCTGTACATCCAGAAAATTTTGGAAAAATAGATATTATGAATTTGCCATGGGGTGTAATTACGATGGATGATGATGGTGCAATTGGAATATTTACAAAAAATAACAGTATTGATCCAACTATAAAATCTGTTCCGTCTACATCTAAAGCTTGGCTTGTCGGTGTAAATGAAGGTACTATTACAATAAATGGAAATAATCATGCGATAGGAATGGGGTCTAGTTTTGGTGCCGTTTCAAATTATGAAGGTGAAGACCCTGTAACTCATGTTTATCATTCTGGAATAATTAATATAAATGGGACACAATCGTTTGGAATGTATGGTACAAATAATACTGATTTGAAAAATTTTGGAATAATAAATGTTGTTGCAACTACTCCTGGAAATGAATCAATAGGAATGTATGGAGATGATCCAAAGACAAAAGTTTATGTATTAGAAACTGAAAATGGAACTAGAATAAGAAATAATAGTATAATAAATGTTGGACGATCTTCTTATGGTATTTTTGCAAGAAATATAGAAATGAATGGTGGTACAATAAATGTAGGTGATGATGGAGTAGGAATTTATTCTCAAGGGCCTGATGTCAATCTTATTGCAGGAAAAATTAATGTGTCAAATAATAATGCAGTAGGAATATACATTGATGATGCTACTGTAGCTCCAAAACCTACAATTGTTAAGGGAAATGTAGATATGAAAGTTGGGCAAAATTCAGTTGGATATTTGATAACTGCAGCAAATACTAAGACAGATTTAAAAACAAAGGCATCAAGTGATGTTCACATTGGAGAAGGTTCAGTTTACATTTATTCTAGAGCGCCACAAAGTTTAGGTGGAAAAATTGAAACTGAGTCAAAAATTGTGACTGATGGAAAAAACAGTTATGGAATTTATTCATCTCAAGATTTTATAAATCGTGGAGATATTAACTTAAAGTCAGGAACTGGAAATGTCGGAATTTATTCATCTCAAGGAATTGGTCAAAACTATGGAACAATTGAAGTCGGTCCAAGTGATGCAGTAAATGGAAAATATGGAATTGGAATGGCGACAGGAAGTACGACTGCATCAATGGGGACAATAGAAAACTATGGAACAATTAATGTTACAAAAGACAATAGTGTTGGAATGTACGCTTCAGGTTCTGGTTCAAAAGCAATAAATAGAGGTACTATTGATTTGGAAGGTAATGATACGATTGGAATGTATATTGACGATCATGCTATTGGAGAAAATCATGGAACAATTAAAACGGCACCGACTCCAAGTGGTACTGGAATAAAAGGTGTAGTTGTAGCAAATGGAGGAATTATTAAAAATTATGGAACAATAAATATCGTTGGAGGTAGCAATACAGGAGTATATACTAATACGGCTAGTGCGTACCAAGAACATGGAACTAACAACTCAACAAATAAATCTTCGGTAGGAACAGCAGTTAGTAGAACAGTAGCAGAAAAATTGGTAGTAAAAGTTCCGGCGCATCCAAGCCCGGTATCAATACCGATACCAGCTGTGCAAGCTGGAATGTCAAGAGTTGACACAGACATAGCTTTGCCACAGATACCCAAAATGCCTGTTTCTGATTTTACAGGAGTTACAACATTAAATATGCCAGTAGAACAGACAGGTCATAATCTTGATAATAATAGCAATAACAATAATAGTAGCAATAATAATACAATTTCAACAAGAGAAGTGTCAACTATAGGAATGTATGTGGATACTTCAGGAATAAATTATACGAATCCTATTCAAGGTTTAAATAATTTACCTGGACTTACAGACATAAATTTAATAATGGGAACAGAAGTTGCCAATTCTTTGAATGCAAAAACGATTCAAATAGGAGATAACATTTTACAGCCATATAATAATGCTTTGGGAAGTGTTGGTGCTAAGGTAAATGTAGATTCAGCAAGTTTGACTTGGAAAGCACAGATGGTGGAATCTGGAAATGTAGCAGCACCGATAAAAACTGTATATATGGAAAAAATTCCTTATACTGATTTTGCAAATAAAAATGATACAGATACTGGACATTTTTTAGATGGACTCGAACAGAGATATGGAGTTGAAAATGTAAATTCGAGAGAAAAACAGCTCTTTAATAAGTTGAACGATTTGAGAAAAGATGAGAAAAAGATATTTGTACAGGCTATAAATGAAATGAAAGGTTATGAATATTCGAATACTCAAGAGCGTATTAATTCAACTGGGAATAAATTGGATAAGGAAATTGAATATTTACGAAACGAATGGAAAAATCCAGTTAAGCAAAATGACAAGATTAAGGTATTTGGAATGAAAGATGAGTATAAAACAGATACAGCTGGAGTTATAGATTATGACAGTAATGCTTATGGAGTTGCTTATGTTCATGAAGGTGAAGCACTTAAAATGGGTAATTCTTCTGGATGGTATACTGGAGCTGTTACAAATAGATTTAAGTTTAAAGATTTAGGAAAATCGATTGAACAGCAATCTATGATTAAAGCTGGGGTGTTCAAGACAATATCGCCAGCAAATGACCACAATGGCTCACTTAGATGGACAATCGCAGGAGATATATTTGGTGGAACAAACTATATGCACCGTAAATTCTGGGTTGTAGACGATGTATTTGAGTCTAAGGCTAATTATTATACTTATGGAGCATCCGTAAAAAATAAATTAGGTTATGATATAAGATTTTCTGAGAGAACTTACTTGAGACCTTATGGAGCATTAAAAATGGAATATGGAAGATTTACGAGTATAAAAGAAGATAATGGTCAAATGAACTTGGAAATTAAAGGGAATGACTATTTCTCAGTTAAGCCTGAAGTTGGAGTGGAATTTAAATATGTTCAGCCACTTATTTTGGGAATGCAACTTTCAGTAGGACTTTTGGCAGCGTATGAAAATGAACTTGGAAAACTTAATAGATTAAATCAAGCCAGAGTTCATTATACTACAGCAGATTGGTATAATTTGAGAAACGAAAAAGAGGATAGAAAAGGAAATGGAAAATTTGACTTAAATATTGGAGTAGAAAATACAGGATTTGGCGTAACAGCAAATTTAGGATACGACACGAAAGGTAAAAATGTTAAAGGTGGACTTGGATTTAAATTAATCTACTAA
- the gltS gene encoding sodium/glutamate symporter — translation MVKINMDMIQTIGLAVILLLIGMKLRKKIQFFEKYCIPAPVIGGFLFSIIVFIFRQTNVAQIKFDDTLQKFFMVMFFTSVGFNASLKVLKKGGKKVVIFLFVAAGLCVMQNVVAVALSKFVGIPPLLALMTGSTPMTGGHGTSAAVAPTIEALGPIYKGANAIAIASATFGLIVGSAMGGPIASRLINKYKLLPEHFIKDGTKHGDEDIDEEVLKRQKPYLDGERFSMAFFYILIAMGIGSYLSMFIDYLMSFTGFEAHFPIYIGPMIIAAIIRNISDNVKALNAPIKEISILEDVALSLFLAMALMTLRLWELIDLALPVFVLLIAQVILIYFYLNWITFKAMGSDYDAAVMVSGHCGFGLGATPNGISNMKAVTEKYIYSKMAFFVIPIVGSLFIDFVNISIITVFTQFFK, via the coding sequence ATGGTGAAAATTAATATGGATATGATCCAGACAATTGGATTGGCAGTTATTCTGCTTTTAATTGGAATGAAGCTTAGAAAAAAAATCCAATTTTTTGAAAAATATTGTATTCCAGCTCCAGTTATTGGTGGATTTTTATTTTCAATAATTGTTTTTATTTTTAGGCAGACGAATGTAGCTCAAATTAAATTTGATGATACGCTTCAGAAGTTTTTTATGGTAATGTTTTTTACGAGTGTGGGATTTAACGCTAGTCTTAAAGTATTGAAAAAAGGTGGAAAAAAGGTTGTTATATTTTTATTTGTTGCGGCGGGATTATGTGTTATGCAAAATGTTGTTGCGGTTGCACTTTCAAAATTTGTGGGAATTCCTCCGCTGCTGGCATTGATGACTGGATCTACTCCAATGACTGGTGGACACGGTACTTCAGCAGCTGTTGCACCTACAATTGAAGCTCTTGGTCCAATATACAAAGGAGCAAACGCGATTGCAATTGCATCAGCGACTTTTGGACTTATCGTAGGATCTGCTATGGGAGGTCCTATTGCCAGCAGACTTATTAACAAATATAAATTATTGCCTGAACATTTTATAAAAGATGGAACGAAACACGGTGATGAAGATATTGATGAAGAAGTTTTAAAAAGACAAAAGCCTTATCTTGATGGAGAACGTTTTTCAATGGCATTTTTCTATATTTTAATAGCAATGGGAATAGGTTCCTATTTATCAATGTTTATTGATTATCTTATGAGTTTTACAGGTTTTGAAGCACATTTTCCAATTTATATCGGGCCAATGATTATTGCAGCTATTATTAGAAATATATCTGACAATGTAAAAGCTCTGAATGCTCCAATTAAGGAAATAAGTATTCTTGAAGATGTTGCCCTTAGTCTGTTTTTAGCAATGGCATTGATGACTTTAAGATTGTGGGAGCTTATTGATTTGGCGCTTCCAGTATTTGTTCTATTAATCGCACAAGTTATATTAATTTATTTCTATTTGAATTGGATAACATTTAAGGCAATGGGATCAGATTATGATGCGGCTGTAATGGTTTCTGGACATTGTGGATTTGGATTAGGTGCGACTCCAAATGGAATTTCAAATATGAAGGCCGTTACAGAAAAATACATTTACTCAAAAATGGCATTTTTTGTAATTCCAATAGTTGGTTCACTATTTATCGACTTTGTTAATATTAGTATTATTACTGTATTTACACAATTTTTTAAATGA